In Mauremys reevesii isolate NIE-2019 linkage group 20, ASM1616193v1, whole genome shotgun sequence, the following are encoded in one genomic region:
- the C20H17orf78 gene encoding uncharacterized protein C17orf78 homolog isoform X4 translates to MHVSIMDTMLVFSLLFIYYSLSPKDLRDYDCHVENSSEVLSESTRSMSILLQESEKAVAKGELSRNHTVATLQCSGLHSSIQVNLLYSEKMYSVFTNKTNVKYTLQSLKVITDPDESVSTAHRCLLLRDHKQSFQTEFNLTGKVFLVGLSNCIINAKLSEPEIFAEQLHATEVHRQNSSSGIGEDMLLRLTRRQSIYVKAVIICVLLPCSLAFIVFVIFEVPFPGSEFKKPQGQ, encoded by the exons ATGCATGTCAGCATTATGGATACAATGTTGGTGTTTAGTTTACTGTTTATATACTACAGCCTCAGCCCAAAAG ACCTCAGAGATTATGACTGTCATGTGGAAAATTCTTCAGAAGTACTGTCTGAAAGCACAAGAAGCATGAGCATCTTACTGCAAG agTCTGAAAAGGCAGTGGCAAAAGGGGAGCTAAGCAGAAACCATACCGTCGCCACTTTGCAATGCTCTGGTCTGCACAGCTCCATACAAGTAAATCTCCTTTACTCAGAGAAGATGTACAGTGTTTTCACAAACAAGACAAACGTTAAATACACCCTCCAAAGCCTGAAAGTCATCACTGATCCAGATGAGAGTGTTTCTACTGCCCACAGGTGTCTCTTATTAAGAGATCATAAACAAAGTTTTCAGACTGAATTTAACCTTACAGGCaaag TGTTTCTGGTGGGGCTATCAAATTGCATTATTAATGCAAAGCTGTCTGAGCCTGAAATTTTTGCAGAGCAACTGCACGCCACAGAGGTACACCGACAGAACAGCAGCTCAG GCATAGGTGAAGACATGCTGCTCAGACTAACACGAAGACAAAGCATCTATGTCAAAGCAGTAATCATATGTGTCCTGCTACCCTGTTCACTAGCCTTCATTGTGTTTGTTATATTTGAAGTTCCCTTCCCA GGTTCTGAGTTTAAGAAACCCCAAGGACAGTGA
- the C20H17orf78 gene encoding uncharacterized protein C17orf78 homolog isoform X5 gives MHVSIMDTMLVFSLLFIYYSLSPKDLRDYDCHVENSSEVLSESTRSMSILLQVFLVGLSNCIINAKLSEPEIFAEQLHATEVHRQNSSSGIGEDMLLRLTRRQSIYVKAVIICVLLPCSLAFIVFVIFEVPFPCPCPGWSQQCNCIQKCKRQGEERTENPNSVSSEGSVMVGHKKRGASEQAPWSKAAKIIAIHET, from the exons ATGCATGTCAGCATTATGGATACAATGTTGGTGTTTAGTTTACTGTTTATATACTACAGCCTCAGCCCAAAAG ACCTCAGAGATTATGACTGTCATGTGGAAAATTCTTCAGAAGTACTGTCTGAAAGCACAAGAAGCATGAGCATCTTACTGCAAG TGTTTCTGGTGGGGCTATCAAATTGCATTATTAATGCAAAGCTGTCTGAGCCTGAAATTTTTGCAGAGCAACTGCACGCCACAGAGGTACACCGACAGAACAGCAGCTCAG GCATAGGTGAAGACATGCTGCTCAGACTAACACGAAGACAAAGCATCTATGTCAAAGCAGTAATCATATGTGTCCTGCTACCCTGTTCACTAGCCTTCATTGTGTTTGTTATATTTGAAGTTCCCTTCCCA TGTCCAtgccctggctggagccagcaatGCAACTGTATTCAGAAATGTAAAAGACAAGGAGAAGAACGCACAGAAAACCCAAATTCTGTATCATCCGAAGGATCTGTCATGGTAGGTCACAAAAAG AGAGGAGCTTCAGAACAAGCACCTTGGAGCAAAGCGGCCAAGATAATTGCCATTCATGAGACTTAG
- the C20H17orf78 gene encoding uncharacterized protein C17orf78 homolog isoform X3 → MHVSIMDTMLVFSLLFIYYSLSPKESEKAVAKGELSRNHTVATLQCSGLHSSIQVNLLYSEKMYSVFTNKTNVKYTLQSLKVITDPDESVSTAHRCLLLRDHKQSFQTEFNLTGKVFLVGLSNCIINAKLSEPEIFAEQLHATEVHRQNSSSGIGEDMLLRLTRRQSIYVKAVIICVLLPCSLAFIVFVIFEVPFPCPCPGWSQQCNCIQKCKRQGEERTENPNSVSSEGSVMVGHKKRGASEQAPWSKAAKIIAIHET, encoded by the exons ATGCATGTCAGCATTATGGATACAATGTTGGTGTTTAGTTTACTGTTTATATACTACAGCCTCAGCCCAAAAG agTCTGAAAAGGCAGTGGCAAAAGGGGAGCTAAGCAGAAACCATACCGTCGCCACTTTGCAATGCTCTGGTCTGCACAGCTCCATACAAGTAAATCTCCTTTACTCAGAGAAGATGTACAGTGTTTTCACAAACAAGACAAACGTTAAATACACCCTCCAAAGCCTGAAAGTCATCACTGATCCAGATGAGAGTGTTTCTACTGCCCACAGGTGTCTCTTATTAAGAGATCATAAACAAAGTTTTCAGACTGAATTTAACCTTACAGGCaaag TGTTTCTGGTGGGGCTATCAAATTGCATTATTAATGCAAAGCTGTCTGAGCCTGAAATTTTTGCAGAGCAACTGCACGCCACAGAGGTACACCGACAGAACAGCAGCTCAG GCATAGGTGAAGACATGCTGCTCAGACTAACACGAAGACAAAGCATCTATGTCAAAGCAGTAATCATATGTGTCCTGCTACCCTGTTCACTAGCCTTCATTGTGTTTGTTATATTTGAAGTTCCCTTCCCA TGTCCAtgccctggctggagccagcaatGCAACTGTATTCAGAAATGTAAAAGACAAGGAGAAGAACGCACAGAAAACCCAAATTCTGTATCATCCGAAGGATCTGTCATGGTAGGTCACAAAAAG AGAGGAGCTTCAGAACAAGCACCTTGGAGCAAAGCGGCCAAGATAATTGCCATTCATGAGACTTAG
- the C20H17orf78 gene encoding uncharacterized protein C17orf78 homolog isoform X2: protein MHVSIMDTMLVFSLLFIYYSLSPKDLRDYDCHVENSSEVLSESTRSMSILLQESEKAVAKGELSRNHTVATLQCSGLHSSIQVNLLYSEKMYSVFTNKTNVKYTLQSLKVITDPDESVSTAHRCLLLRDHKQSFQTEFNLTGKVFLVGLSNCIINAKLSEPEIFAEQLHATEVHRQNSSSGIGEDMLLRLTRRQSIYVKAVIICVLLPCSLAFIVFVIFEVPFPCPCPGWSQQCNCIQKCKRQGEERTENPNSVSSEGSVMRGASEQAPWSKAAKIIAIHET from the exons ATGCATGTCAGCATTATGGATACAATGTTGGTGTTTAGTTTACTGTTTATATACTACAGCCTCAGCCCAAAAG ACCTCAGAGATTATGACTGTCATGTGGAAAATTCTTCAGAAGTACTGTCTGAAAGCACAAGAAGCATGAGCATCTTACTGCAAG agTCTGAAAAGGCAGTGGCAAAAGGGGAGCTAAGCAGAAACCATACCGTCGCCACTTTGCAATGCTCTGGTCTGCACAGCTCCATACAAGTAAATCTCCTTTACTCAGAGAAGATGTACAGTGTTTTCACAAACAAGACAAACGTTAAATACACCCTCCAAAGCCTGAAAGTCATCACTGATCCAGATGAGAGTGTTTCTACTGCCCACAGGTGTCTCTTATTAAGAGATCATAAACAAAGTTTTCAGACTGAATTTAACCTTACAGGCaaag TGTTTCTGGTGGGGCTATCAAATTGCATTATTAATGCAAAGCTGTCTGAGCCTGAAATTTTTGCAGAGCAACTGCACGCCACAGAGGTACACCGACAGAACAGCAGCTCAG GCATAGGTGAAGACATGCTGCTCAGACTAACACGAAGACAAAGCATCTATGTCAAAGCAGTAATCATATGTGTCCTGCTACCCTGTTCACTAGCCTTCATTGTGTTTGTTATATTTGAAGTTCCCTTCCCA TGTCCAtgccctggctggagccagcaatGCAACTGTATTCAGAAATGTAAAAGACAAGGAGAAGAACGCACAGAAAACCCAAATTCTGTATCATCCGAAGGATCTGTCATG AGAGGAGCTTCAGAACAAGCACCTTGGAGCAAAGCGGCCAAGATAATTGCCATTCATGAGACTTAG
- the C20H17orf78 gene encoding uncharacterized protein C17orf78 homolog isoform X1: MHVSIMDTMLVFSLLFIYYSLSPKDLRDYDCHVENSSEVLSESTRSMSILLQESEKAVAKGELSRNHTVATLQCSGLHSSIQVNLLYSEKMYSVFTNKTNVKYTLQSLKVITDPDESVSTAHRCLLLRDHKQSFQTEFNLTGKVFLVGLSNCIINAKLSEPEIFAEQLHATEVHRQNSSSGIGEDMLLRLTRRQSIYVKAVIICVLLPCSLAFIVFVIFEVPFPCPCPGWSQQCNCIQKCKRQGEERTENPNSVSSEGSVMVGHKKRGASEQAPWSKAAKIIAIHET; this comes from the exons ATGCATGTCAGCATTATGGATACAATGTTGGTGTTTAGTTTACTGTTTATATACTACAGCCTCAGCCCAAAAG ACCTCAGAGATTATGACTGTCATGTGGAAAATTCTTCAGAAGTACTGTCTGAAAGCACAAGAAGCATGAGCATCTTACTGCAAG agTCTGAAAAGGCAGTGGCAAAAGGGGAGCTAAGCAGAAACCATACCGTCGCCACTTTGCAATGCTCTGGTCTGCACAGCTCCATACAAGTAAATCTCCTTTACTCAGAGAAGATGTACAGTGTTTTCACAAACAAGACAAACGTTAAATACACCCTCCAAAGCCTGAAAGTCATCACTGATCCAGATGAGAGTGTTTCTACTGCCCACAGGTGTCTCTTATTAAGAGATCATAAACAAAGTTTTCAGACTGAATTTAACCTTACAGGCaaag TGTTTCTGGTGGGGCTATCAAATTGCATTATTAATGCAAAGCTGTCTGAGCCTGAAATTTTTGCAGAGCAACTGCACGCCACAGAGGTACACCGACAGAACAGCAGCTCAG GCATAGGTGAAGACATGCTGCTCAGACTAACACGAAGACAAAGCATCTATGTCAAAGCAGTAATCATATGTGTCCTGCTACCCTGTTCACTAGCCTTCATTGTGTTTGTTATATTTGAAGTTCCCTTCCCA TGTCCAtgccctggctggagccagcaatGCAACTGTATTCAGAAATGTAAAAGACAAGGAGAAGAACGCACAGAAAACCCAAATTCTGTATCATCCGAAGGATCTGTCATGGTAGGTCACAAAAAG AGAGGAGCTTCAGAACAAGCACCTTGGAGCAAAGCGGCCAAGATAATTGCCATTCATGAGACTTAG